Part of the Candidatus Angelobacter sp. genome is shown below.
GCGCCGTAACCAACACTCGTCGGCACGGCAATCACGGGCTTCGAAACCAGTCCAGCCACCACGCTTGGCAGCGCGCCTTCCATTCCCGCGACGACGACGACCGCGTTCGCGCTTTGGATCAGTTCCAACCGCCGCAGCAACCGGTGCAAACCCGCCACGCCCACGTCATAAATCCGTTCAACGCGATTTCCCATGATCTCGGCAGTGACCGCTGCTTCCTCGGCAACCGGCAAATCGCTCGTACCGGCGCACAGCACCGCGATGCTGCCGGACCGCCTGGGCGGGCGCCTTCTCTCGATCGTGACGCAGCGCGCGGTCTCGTGATGAACCGCGTGCCTGAATTTTTTCCGCAATGCGCGGGCATGATCGTCATTGATGCGTGTGACAAGAACCCGCTGTTCGTGCTCGAAGATTTTGGCCGCTATCTTCACCACCTGCTGCGGCGTCTTGCCCGCGCCAAAAATCACTTCCGGAAAACCCTTGCGCAGCGCGCGGTGTGTGTCCACCTGCGCAAAGCCGAGGTCGGCGAGCGGAGCAGCCTGAAAGGCGCGCAGCACCCTGTCGCGGCCGATTTTTCCGGCGCGAAACTTTTCGAGCAGTTCGATGGCTTCCGTCGCGGTCACTCGGCAAGGATGCCAGCGGCATC
Proteins encoded:
- the larB gene encoding nickel pincer cofactor biosynthesis protein LarB; the protein is MTATEAIELLEKFRAGKIGRDRVLRAFQAAPLADLGFAQVDTHRALRKGFPEVIFGAGKTPQQVVKIAAKIFEHEQRVLVTRINDDHARALRKKFRHAVHHETARCVTIERRRPPRRSGSIAVLCAGTSDLPVAEEAAVTAEIMGNRVERIYDVGVAGLHRLLRRLELIQSANAVVVVAGMEGALPSVVAGLVSKPVIAVPTSVGYGASFGGLAALLGMLNSCGSGVTVVNIDNGFGAGYAASQINALCAGTK